One genomic window of Malaciobacter molluscorum LMG 25693 includes the following:
- a CDS encoding response regulator transcription factor, whose amino-acid sequence MLDITNEKFNDITVLYVEDDLMTSEEITYFLSKYVKKVIIAKDGEEGLKLFKEHSIDIVITDIQMPKMNGLDMSEKILDISPSVPIVLTTAFTEASYLVRAIELGIDKYLLKPVNLNEILAIIKKSLYIKNLEDDQIIYEDYIQFILDNNSTFMFIMNSSNIEYVSNQFLEFLGYSDLKSFNNQLNQNESIMQIDELKLGKGWFDYLVQNKDKRHLLKVKKNSSDIFVYQEFYVTYKYFENMHKSILLFVDKNEDKLEKISKITNELIIDLNNNISNNILMKKLKDILEITEGK is encoded by the coding sequence ATTACAAATGAAAAATTTAATGATATAACAGTTTTATATGTGGAAGATGATCTTATGACATCTGAAGAAATTACTTATTTTTTAAGTAAATATGTAAAAAAAGTTATTATTGCAAAAGATGGAGAAGAAGGTTTAAAATTATTTAAAGAACATTCAATTGATATTGTAATTACTGATATTCAAATGCCAAAAATGAATGGTCTTGATATGTCAGAAAAAATATTAGATATTTCCCCTAGTGTCCCTATTGTATTAACTACAGCATTTACAGAAGCTTCTTATTTAGTACGAGCAATTGAGTTGGGTATTGATAAATATTTATTAAAACCAGTAAATTTAAATGAGATTTTAGCAATAATTAAAAAAAGTTTGTATATAAAAAATTTAGAAGATGATCAAATTATATATGAAGATTATATCCAATTTATATTAGACAATAACTCTACTTTTATGTTTATTATGAACTCTTCGAATATTGAATATGTTAGCAATCAATTTTTAGAGTTTTTAGGTTATTCTGATTTAAAATCTTTTAATAATCAATTAAATCAAAACGAATCAATAATGCAAATAGATGAATTAAAACTTGGCAAAGGCTGGTTTGATTATTTAGTACAAAATAAAGATAAAAGACATCTTTTGAAAGTAAAAAAGAATAGTAGTGATATATTTGTTTATCAAGAGTTCTATGTTACTTATAAATATTTTGAAAATATGCATAAAAGTATTTTATTATTTGTTGATAAAAATGAAGATAAACTTGAAAAAATTAGTAAAATTACTAATGAGTTAATTATTGATTTAAATAATAATATTTCTAATAATATTTTGATGAAAAAACTAAAAGATATTTTAGAAATTACAGAAGGAAAATAG